One Uloborus diversus isolate 005 chromosome 7, Udiv.v.3.1, whole genome shotgun sequence genomic window, AGAAATTTTTTGTATGCCGGACAAatgacaaaacatttttattttaatccattTTGTAGACATTAGATCGCGACAAGTGTCAAATGTGTTAGTGTGTGGCGCTTATCTTATTCAGCAACACCTCAAATGTAACATGAAATCTTTTGATCCTAAAAATATTTGACGAGTAAAAAGTTATGTCTACTATTtcaactaagaaaataaaaatttcatttcctcttcagattttaaatttcattccttTCCTTCATGCTCGAAGTTGAGATACAAgatgaaaaatgattttcttctAAAAGTAAAACACCATAAGgaacaaattttttagaaattcatacTCAGAAATCGTTTagtatacttaattaaaaattgagtcaAATTATCCCTGGTAAACTTCAATGCTCCTTCAGATTTCAGATTATAAACAGCCATAAAGTAATGATTTAACAAATCACTTATTATAATAAATCTTAGCGAAATGAAAACTAATCTTACCTTGTGGCCTGTACGGCAATATGCGCGGCTGCCTGGCCATCAACCAAGGATAACTTGGATAGTCTCTGTTGACGAGGTATGAGGTTAGAGGATACTGTCCGTGGCAATGTCCCAAGGATAATGCTGAATTGTAATGTGACATCACAGAAGGATAACTAAGTCCACCCACCGATGCTTGAGGTGGGATCAGATCTCCTCTGTGAGGATAATCGGGAGTCCTTGTTGGTAAAACTCTGTGTGGTCCATATTGTCCGTAAGTAGAGTAGATATCTTCACTAGGGGTCCGATAGTAGGGAGGACTGCTGGACGTTGGCATCTTGATATGTGCTGGAGGTGGAGACAGTCTGGTAATTTCGCCATCAGAACAGTGGCTATCTTCTTCAAGAGAggtttgtattttgtttttggtGGTGGTGGGCTCCAAACCCACGATGGATTCAATAGAAAAGCCCAGCTTGGGTTTGCTGGGAGTAGTTCTGTGGGGAGGCAACAGGGCTGCCGGTGCCACTGGCATCATGCTGGTTTTCAAGTCCCCTCTCATCGACAATGTTCTTGGAATCAGTTCTGACTTTTGCACGAACTTGACTATATCTGAAGATTATGACTCTTATCttgaaaaatatcgatttttattCGTCATactcatagaattttttttcttttccaaaatgttttgaaccTTTAATGTAACTGTTTGTATCTAAAAGTATCTTCCAAAGTTTAGATCCCACTGACAACTTCTAGATGTACTTCAAAAAAAGTTCTTGGAATTTCCTGCCAAACACGTAGTTAAAATATCGTCAACGAATGAGGTAGCTAAATGATCAGCAATGAGCTATGTTCCgtaaaaataatcctttttttcgaaaaacaaatttgtgcaatatgtgctg contains:
- the LOC129226799 gene encoding homeobox protein EMX2-like; translation: MRGDLKTSMMPVAPAALLPPHRTTPSKPKLGFSIESIVGLEPTTTKNKIQTSLEEDSHCSDGEITRLSPPPAHIKMPTSSSPPYYRTPSEDIYSTYGQYGPHRVLPTRTPDYPHRGDLIPPQASVGGLSYPSVMSHYNSALSLGHCHGQYPLTSYLVNRDYPSYPWLMARQPRILPYRPQGPQGASFILHQFRKPKRIRTAFSPSQLLTLEHAFEKNHYVVGTERKQLAQSLNLTETQVKVWFQNRRTKHKRQKQEEEQQTNPSDGQSSDRNDNESKDGRTHSFSPNIEESDESICEDDDDCDSIEDESQTHLS